A single Trypanosoma brucei gambiense DAL972 chromosome 9, complete sequence DNA region contains:
- a CDS encoding casein kinase II, putative: MNRRRKARRRAGLKLSLASFVSWGILIIILIFEVLCCSFFFFFRGAKGYWLIKMSVSSQLNTDGAHRYARANVEKPREYWDYESARIQWSSPERYEIIEKIGRGKYSDVFLGWDTKVRRQVVIKVLKPVKKKKILRELKVLQNLQGGPNIVELYDVVRDPCSKTPSFIFEYVEASDFRTVFPTFSDYDVRYYIFGVLQALEYAHSMGIMHRDVKPNNIAIDHKKRDLILIDWGLAEFFHPLTPYNARVASRYFKGPELLVELPMYDYRLDMWSLGCMLAGMIFMREPFFHGKDNNDQLVRIAKVLGTDELFEYLHKYNLTLPQHLETAVGRHGKKPWTMFVTQENQHLCPKEALDFLDQLLQYDHVKRAQALEAMDHPYFDPVRAECTARIREKKRGNVVTE, encoded by the coding sequence ATGAATCGAAGGAGAAAAGCCAGGAGGAGGGCTGGTTTGAAACTCTCATTAGCCTCTTTCGTGTCATGGGGGATCCTTATCATTATTCTCATTTTTGAAGTGCTTTGTtgctcattcttttttttttttcgtggtgCTAAAGGCTATTGGCTGATAAAAATGTCCGTCTCTTCGCAACTTAACACAGACGGTGCGCATCGGTACGCTCGTGCCAACGTTGAAAAACCCCGTGAGTATTGGGACTATGAGTCAGCCCGCATACAGTGGAGCTCACCTGAGCGCTACGAGATCATCGAGAAAATTGGACGGGGGAAGTACAGTGACGTGTTCCTAGGTTGGGATACGAAGGTTCGACGTCAGGTGGTGATTAAGGTGCTTAAACccgtgaagaagaagaaaatactCCGAGAGCTGAAGGTGCTTCAAAACTTGCAAGGGGGCCCCAACATTGTTGAGCTCTATGATGTAGTGAGAGATCCCTGCAGCAAAACACCTTCATTTATATTTGAGTACGTTGAGGCCTCTGACTTTCGAACGGTATTCCCCACATTTTCTGATTATGACGTGCGCTACTACATATTTGGTGTTCTTCAAGCGCTAGAGTATGCCCACTCAATGGGAATAATGCATCGTGATGTGAAACCTAACAACATTGCAATCGATCATAAAAAGCGGGACCTGATTCTCATTGACTGGGGTTTGGCTGAGTTCTTCCATCCTCTCACGCCGTACAATGCCAGAGTGGCGTCTCGTTACTTCAAAGGCCCCGAGCTCTTAGTGGAGCTGCCAATGTACGACTACCGGCTTGATATGTGGTCTCTTGGCTGCATGCTTGCTGGCATGATATTCATGAGGGAGCCTTTCTTTCATGGAAAGGACAACAATGATCAACTGGTCCGTATCGCCAAAGTGTTAGGAACCGATGAGCTGTTTGAGTACCTCCACAAGTACAACCTAACACTTCCCCAGCACCTGGAAACTGCGGTTGGGCGACATGGTAAGAAGCCTTGGACGATGTTCGTTACGCAAGAGAATCAACATCTGTGTCCGAAAGAAGCGTTGGATTTCCTCGATCAACTGCTTCAGTACGATCATGTCAAGCGCGCCCAGGCGTTAGAGGCAATGGACCATCCGTACTTTGATCCTGTGAGGGCTGAGTGCACGGCTAGAATcagggagaagaaaagagggaatgtTGTCACGGAGTAG
- a CDS encoding T. brucei spp.-specific protein, which yields MFRGGQSIPLEMQPLSQSSRTSDTNDHPSSPNLVADPCSRRVVLTGSCRDDCRLRGKAPVTVGRSRTDGRVSSTQNSSTWRNSTEFGNLYSRDGMPSAVSTCGGLTRSTTISSSNLGGVTPQFFASGVFLQSVDTYIGELPAAEGSVEGHEVIPALLCAREPQDVVVIDENDPIWCDLLALGGGAESLEMTQNTVSRLMSMEAVPRLPLLPLTVEHMG from the coding sequence ATGTTCAGGGGAGGACAGTCCATACCACTGGAAATGCAACCCTTGTCTCAGTCGAGTCGTACCAGTGACACAAACGATCACCCATCGTCCCCAAATCTGGTGGCCGACCCATGCTCTCGGCGCGTCGTCTTAACAGGCTCATGTCGGGACGACTGCAGGTTGAGGGGGAAAGCACCGGTGACTGTCGGGAGGTCGCGTACAGATGGCAGAGTGTCTTCAACTCAAAACAGCAGCACGTGGAGAAATTCAACTGAGTTTGGGAATCTGTACAGTCGGGATGGGATGCCGTCGGCAGTGTCAACGTGTGGAGGCCTAACACGATCTACCACAATTTCCTCCTCTAATCTTGGGGGAGTTACGCCACAGTTCTTCGCTTCCGGTGTATTTTTGCAGAGTGTTGACACTTACATTGGCGAGCTTCCCGCAGCTGAAGGAAGCGTTGAGGGACATGAGGTGATTCCGGCGTTGCTGTGTGCAAGAGAGCCACAGGATGTGGTGGTCATTGATGAAAATGACCCGATATGGTGTGACCTTCTAGCTCTAGGTGGTGGTGCCGAAAGCCTCGAGATGACCCAGAATACCGTTTCACGACTAATGAGTATGGAGGCTGTACCTCGATTACCTCTGTTGCCTCTAACCGTGGAACATATGGGGTAA
- a CDS encoding 60S ribosomal protein L26, putative, with protein sequence MVGIKCRNRRKARRAHFQAPSHVRRILMSAPLSKELRAKYNVRSMPVRKDDEVRVKRGKFKGREGRVTACYRLKWVIHIDKVSCEKANGTTVPVGVHTSNVEITKLKLNTRRKAILERKDRSTKTDKSKGKVTAAEKAMQQMD encoded by the coding sequence ATGGTTGGCATCAAGTGCAGGAACCGCCGAAAGGCCCGTCGCGCACACTTCCAAGCGCCCAGTCATGTCCGCCGCATCCTCATGAGTGCCCCACTCTCTAAGGAGCTACGCGCCAAGTACAACGTGCGCTCGATGCCTGTGCGCAAGGACGACGAGGTGCGTGTTAAGCGTGGGAAGTTCAAGGGCCGTGAGGGCAGAGTCACCGCATGCTACCGCCTCAAGTGGGTTATTCACATTGACAAGGTGAGTTGCGAGAAGGCGAACGGCACCACCGTTCCCGTCGGTGTACACACCTCCAACGTGGAAATCACGAAACTGAAGCTCAACACCAGGCGGAAGGCAATCCTCGAGCGCAAGGACCGCAGCACGAAGACCGACAAATCAAAGGGAAAGGTGACCGCTGCTGAGAAGGCCATGCAGCAGATGGACTAA
- a CDS encoding cyclophilin-like protein, putative has product MSALVRRVPHIGPVRALHGTTLGRVVVVKLPLQHQRARICGSARWLQGSGCGDRSAGVGPIVIHDDGGNAVTRVKRLPLTLIEEVPLPRRVLTDLELVMMAWCEEHARQYAIIMTVIRLGIFFLLLIILYVFYRTQLSSERMLRGVDHMPADLRIGSVVYFDITENGMDIGRIVIGLLNENCPHYCEYFHRRCTGSGGNGESFRGMQLSAIVPRHCLIFGDGREMTHDVPGFSPHYLPTEYLGTGSWRGALSSIAYGTNKESPNFAIHVSAGDYAPQIFALVIGGFDVIERINSAGSKHGNSPKKEFIVVECGELCTLAKSHIVPMPWKLYKSISHGYDEEKFGRKISYNFLESSDKGTSAEEAREAGSFNSGSNPPTPWWRFL; this is encoded by the coding sequence ATGAGCGCGCTCGTTCGACGGGTGCCACACATAGGGCCTGTGAGGGCCCTACACGGCACGACTCTGGGCCGAGTTGTGGTAGTCAAATTACCCCTTCAGCATCAGCGAGCGCGCATCTGTGGTTCGGCTCGGTGGCTGCAGGGGAGCGGCTGTGGTGACCGGTCGGCGGGGGTTGGCCCCATTGTCATACACGACGACGGTGGTAACGCAGTGACGCGCGTGAAGAGATTACCGCTAACTCTTATAGAGGAGGTTCCCCTTCCGCGACGCGTCCTGACTGACCTCGAACTTGTAATGATGGCTTGGTGTGAGGAGCATGCGCGGCAGTACGCCATTATCATGACGGTGATTCGCCTAGGTATATTCTTTCTGTTGCTTATCATTCTTTACGTATTTTATCGGACGCAACTTTCCAGCGAACGTATGTTGCGTGGCGTGGACCATATGCCAGCTGACTTACGAATAGGCAGCGTAGTCTACTTTGATATTACCGAGAATGGGATGGACATTGGTCGAATAGTGATTGGGTTGCTTAACGAGAACTGTCCCCACTACTGTGAGTACTTTCATCGCCGCTGCACGGGAAGTGGAGGGAACGGCGAATCCTTTCGGGGTATGCAACTGAGCGCCATTGTCCCACGGCATTGCCTCATATTTGGTGACGGCAGGGAGATGACTCACGATGTACCTGGCTTCAGCCCCCACTATTTACCAACAGAATACTTGGGTACGGGGTCGTGGCGTGGGGCGCTGTCGTCCATCGCATATGGGACAAACAAGGAGAGTCCAAACTTTGCCATCCACGTTTCCGCGGGAGACTACGCTCCTCAAATATTCGCTTTGGTCATTGGAggtttcgacgttatcgagCGCATTAACTCCGCAGGCTCCAAACACGGTAATTCGCCGAAAAAGGAGTTCATCGTCGTGGAATGCGGAGAACTGTGCACACTGGCTAAGTCCCATATCGTCCCTATGCCGTGGAAGCTGTATAAGAGCATATCCCACGGATACGATGAGGAGAAATTTGGCAGGAAAATTTCCTACAATTTCCTGGAGAGCTCTGACAAAGGCACTAGTGCTGAGGAGGCTAGGGAGGCGGGGTCTTTTAATAGTGGTTCAAATCCCCCAACGCCTTGGTGGAGGTTCTTGTAG
- a CDS encoding RNA 3'-terminal phosphate cyclase-like protein,putative, which translates to MLTFEGSSLFRHHIVCSILTSKPIRILGIHDDDEPQGIQLAEANFLKFIDRVTSGSKFECTDSNTALTFYPGMILGGTFSHEVPSCRCVTYIAEAALLLLPFAKFDTRLTLVGSTQSEEDLSVDTLRTVTTRWLQLFGVDCSVRIIRRGVYPGGGGAIEVQCKAVRRLTAAEAVVRGRVRRIRGISFGARVAADLVQRAATAAKGVLLNLLPDVYVVTDMDNSKGSYGDRSSGYGVVLVAETTSKQCVISQESTAAPKELPEDVGKRAAELLLDQVFECGCVDAHHQMLVLLLMGLSPDEVSTVRFGQFTCGLVSAVMLLEMYFGVSCATKQEWSSVGKDLPPTTLITCVGSNMVNVWKKSG; encoded by the coding sequence ATGCTAACGTTCGAGGGAAGCAGCCTCTTTCGTCATCATATTGTGTGCAGCATACTCACTAGCAAACCAATCCGAATTTTGGGCATTCACGACGATGACGAACCCCAGGGTATCCAGTTGGCTGAGGCGAACTTCCTCAAGTTCATTGACCGTGTGACGAGTGGCTCGAAGTTTGAATGTACGGACAGTAACACTGCGCTGACGTTCTACCCCGGTATGATACTTGGCGGTACTTTTTCGCATGAAGTCCCGAGCTGCCGATGCGTAACTTACATTGCTGAAGCcgctttgcttcttcttccatTTGCGAAGTTTGACACGCGACTTACTCTTGTCGGGTCAACGCAAAGTGAAGAGGACCTTTCTGTCGATACCTTGCGGACTGTAACCACACGTTGGTTACAGCTCTTTGGCGTAGACTGCAGCGTGCGGATTATACGCCGTGGGGTATATccaggtggtggtggtgctatCGAAGTGCAATGCAAAGCTGTGAGGCGTCTAACAGCAGCGGAGGCCGTGGTGAGGGGACGGGTCCGACGCATTCGTGGAATTTCGTTTGGTGCACGTGTGGCAGCGGACCTTGTTCAACGAGCGGCCACAGCTGCTAAGGGTGTTCTATTGAATCTGCTCCCTGACGTCTATGTTGTGACGGATATGGACAACAGTAAGGGGTCGTACGGGGACCGATCCAGTGGCTACGGGGTCGTTCTTGTTGCAGAGACGACCAGCAAACAGTGTGTCATCTCACAGGAGTCCACCGCGGCGCCTAAAGAGCTTCCTGAAGATGTTGGGAAGCGCGCCGCCGAGTTGTTGTTAGACCAAGTATTTGAGTGTGGATGCGTTGATGCCCACCACCAAATGCTGGTACTGCTTCTCATGGGGCTCAGCCCAGACGAAGTGTCCACGGTTCGGTTTGGCCAATTTACGTGTGGTTTGGTTTCTGCGGTGATGTTATTGGAGATGTACTTCGGGGTGTCGTGCGCAACAAAGCAGGAGTGGTCCTCAGTTGGGAAGGACTTGCCTCCCACAACTCTCATTACATGTGTGGGAAGTAACATGGTGAATGTCTGGAAGAAGAGTGGATAG
- a CDS encoding mismatch repair protein PMS1, putative, whose protein sequence is MITLLDEGSSRKLSAGQVITNLSSVVKELVENSLDAGARTVAIRVEDSGAGNITVEDDGSGMDLSYLLDSEGRLKEDASLPLLASRATTKRRGGDSGLSSQAAQTLGFRGEALHSLAHLSELSICTMSESTRPTALLIAYDSNSRRTTVKVTSERRDVGTTVVVSKLFAALPVRHKDFVRGRKKQLLAATLLMKQYALSHPHVRLLMTHRAGPDSAPVTLVSLTGTGDPQRALAEAYGGRVIANMERVEWELTFGTITGYVSKGNAGRLSSDMQVFALDGRLVDLPMMAKAVNDAYAESLPNAAQRTFPAFFLHVSSGESLPYDVNLVPDKRKVLISDEERHAGEVRTWGLRTFQASTDGIDLPVRNEGGWRHVPERRNTQETMPTQTPLSATSIAQFIYQRRETSQGDNLIDNAAVAQVQPSVCLSQLLSGSSPIGRTSSPDATASPTSTANRAPSERSAGSVESVLEYPLTFEPTQKRQRLESSAEEGNTGDTDDSSWGEEDPRELGPEEMMGTDDAVVNYVTDDTNQQRPGPPRSSVRFPPFSVLAEMPLVHSLGEWAAPSQPSDGGGVRKFSRLQKQTEEELTLYLGKESFKNMVVHGQFNHGFIVTSLDDNIFVIDQHAADEKGNYEHLMSHYVARPQPLFSPVPVSMEPQAVDLAVDHAEELRQHGFIVQRSDDTNKLLVLSVPVIPYEVVDPQNVVELIRQLVHYNTISKPMRCVWHSMATKACRSSIMVGTMLSEKKMRSVVDRMGELEQPWNCPHGRPTVRHVSKISSLVSLMTKSRRA, encoded by the coding sequence ATGATTACCCTTTTGGACGAGGGAAGTTCGCGCAAGTTGAGTGCAGGGCAGGTAATTACGAATCTTTCCAGCGTCGTGAAAGAGTTGGTAGAGAATAGCCTAGATGCCGGTGCCCGTACCGTTGCAATACGTGTGGAGGATAGCGGCGCTGGAAATATTACCGTGGAAGATGATGGAAGTGGCATGGACTTATCTTATCTGCTAGACAGCGAGGGCCGACTGAAAGAGGATGCTTCCCTGCCCCTGCTAGCCTCGAGGGCgacaacaaaacgaaggggGGGCGACAGTGGTCTTTCGTCGCAGGCGGCGCAAACACTGGGTTTTCGTGGCGAAGCGCTCCACTCTTTGGCTCACCTTAGCGAGTTGTCCATATGCACAATGTCAGAATCAACCCGACCTACTGCACTACTGATCGCGTACGACAGTAATTCCCGCCGTACGACTGTAAAGGTAACGAGTGAACGGAGGGACGTAGGCACAACCGTTGTCGTTAGCAAACTCTTTGCGGCTCTTCCGGTGCGTCACAAGGATTTCGTACGGGGTAGGAAGAAGCAGCTTCTCGCCGCTACCCTACTGATGAAGCAGTACGCCCTTTCACACCCCCACGTACGCTTGTTGATGACCCATCGTGCGGGACCTGACAGTGCCCCCGTTACTCTGGTGTCGTTGACGGGGACGGGCGACCCCCAGCGAGCCCTTGCTGAGGCGTACGGTGGACGTGTTATCGCCAACATGGAGCGTGTGGAGTGGGAACTGACTTTTGGGACAATTACGGGTTATGTTTCGAAGGGGAATGCCGGCAGACTTTCCTCCGATATGCAAGTGTTTGCACTGGATGGGAGGCTTGTTGACCTCCCCATGATGGCCAAGGCGGTTAACGATGCCTACGCCGAATCCCTGCCAAACGCCGCGCAGCGCACATTTCCTGCCTTCTTCCTGCATGTCAGCTCTGGTGAGTCACTTCCCTACGATGTGAATTTAGTTCCTGACAAACGCAAAGTTCTCATTTCGGATGAGGAGAGACATGCTGGGGAGGTTCGTACATGGGGTCTTCGAACGTTCCAGGCATCAACTGACGGAATAGATCTGCCCGTGCGCAACGAAGGCGGATGGAGACACGTACCGGAGCGCAGGAACACACAGGAGACAATGCCTACTCAAACGCCTCTTTCTGCTACATCTATTGCACAGTTCATCTATCAGCGGCGGGAAACATCGCAGGGAGACAACCTTATTGACAATGCTGCGGTGGCGCAGGTGCAGCCCTCCGTTTGCTTAAGTCAACTGTTGTCTGGAAGCTCGCCTATTGGACGGACATCCTCCCCTGATGCTACCGCTTCCCCAACCAGCACCGCCAACCGCGCACCATCGGAGCGTTCTGCAGGTTCTGTTGAATCAGTCTTGGAGTATCCCTTGACCTTTGAGCCAACCCAGAAGAGGCAGCGGTTGGAGTCCTCagcggaagaaggaaataccGGTGACACTGATGATAGCAGCTGGGGTGAAGAAGATCCCCGGGAGCTCGGACCGGAAGAGATGATGGGGACTGATGATGCAGTTGTGAATTACGTTACCGACGATACGAATCAACAGCGACCCGGTCCCCCTCGCTCTTCTGTGAGGTTTCCTCCATTTTCAGTTTTGGCTGAGATGCCACTGGTTCACTCCCTTGGAGAATGGGCGGCTCCGTCCCAACCTTCCGATGGGGGAGGTGTTCGAAAGTTTTCGAGGCTTCAGAAACAAACCGAGGAGGAGCTCACGTTGTATTTGGGGAAGGAGTCGTTCAAAAATATGGTTGTACATGGTCAGTTCAACCATGGCTTCATTGTAACTTCACTGGACGACAACATCTTTGTGATCGACCAGCACGCTGCCGATGAGAAAGGCAACTATGAACATCTAATGAGTCATTATGTAGCCAGGCCACAACCCCTCTTTTCTCCAGTACCTGTGTCGATGGAGCCCCAGGCTGTGGATTTGGCTGTTGATCATGCTGAAGAACTGCGGCAACACGGCTTCATCGTGCAGCGGAGTGACGACACCAATAAGTTGCTGGTGCTATCAGTGCCTGTGATTCCTTACGAGGTTGTGGACCCGCAGAACGTCGTAGAGCTGATTAGGCAGTTAGTGCATTACAATACGATCAGTAAACCGATGCGATGTGTGTGGCACTCAATGGCAACTAAGGCATGCCGTTCTAGCATTATGGTTGGAACGATGCTTAGTGAGAAGAAAATGCGGTCAGTCGTGGACCGAATGGGTGAGCTGGAACAGCCGTGGAACTGTCCACACGGGCGGCCGACCGTGCGGCACGTCTCCAAGATTTCTTCGTTGGTTTCCTTAATGACGAAGTCCCGCCGTGCGTGA
- a CDS encoding leucine-rich repeat protein (LRRP), putative: MELTLTRRGIQSFDASTLLHGASDGAFYEGGASKNQRHLAIRTLDLSHNNITTFIGGNLLAGLAVLNLSNNSLQTFDVAFLPSSLTSLNLSHNALRGLWGLAAASPKLQELNISFNTITSPNLGELPKFLTTLSCQGNLIDSMCPFVGLQQLHTLDLSSNRVEDPNELPYLKSMRGLRHLELRGNPVMCEPKAVPMLLEALPRLARLDRTPLSQASGNQMFKVHRSRSARAAEDQSTSKSACDTLSNSSATRRATSRNGQDMEVRCLEARVNELLRLLEGSEKSEQQLRYQKKILREQVSACAGVIDSQALELERLGREINELRGEEVSLKEPVAELEQTFVQTHASLVAHRLNQSTGFA, translated from the coding sequence ATGGAACTGACACTGACTAGACGGGGCATTCAGAGTTTTGACGCCTCGACTCTGCTGCACGGGGCGTCTGATGGCGCTTTCTACGAGGGGGGTGCATCAAAAAATCAGCGGCACTTAGCTATACGGACGTTGGATTTGTCCCACAACAACATTACAACCTTTATCGGTGGGAACTTGTTGGCGGGTTTGGCGGTGTTAAATCTGTCAAACAATTCCCTTCAGACGTTCGACGTTGCTTTCCTTCCCAGCTCATTAACGAGCCTGAACTTGTCGCACAACGCATTGCGAGGTCTGTGGGGGTTGGCTGCAGCCAGCCCCAAGTTGCAGGAATTGAATATCAGTTTCAATACTATCACTAGTCCTAACCTTGGTGAGTTACCAAAATTTCTGACGACGTTGTCGTGCCAAGGTAATTTGATCGATTCGATGTGCCCATTCGTTGGTCTTCAGCAGCTTCATACTCTTGATTTGAGTTCTAACCGCGTTGAAGACCCAAATGAATTGCCGTATCTGAAGAGCATGCGGGGGCTGCGTCACCTTGAGTTGAGGGGGAATCCTGTCATGTGCGAACCCAAGGCCGTTCCGATGCTTTTAGAGGCACTGCCGAGGCTCGCGCGCCTTGACCGAACTCCACTTTCGCAAGCCTCAGGAAATCAAATGTTCAAGGTACATCGCTCTAGGAGCGCAAGGGCAGCTGAAGACCAATCAACATCGAAATCTGCGTGCGACACCTTGTCCAATTCATCGGCCACTCGCCGGGCTACGAGCAGGAATGGACAGGACATGGAGGTTCGCTGCTTAGAGGCAAGGGTGAATGAGCTCTTGAGACTTTTGGAGGGTTCTGAGAAATCGGAACAACAGTTGCGTTATCAGAAGAAGATTCTGAGGGAGCAGGTGTCCGCGTGCGCGGGTGTCATTGATTCCCAGGCACTGGAGCTGGAGAGGTTGGGAAGGGAGATAAATGAACTGAGAGGGGAGGAGGTTTCTCTAAAGGAGCCTGTGGCAGAGCTTGAGCAAACATTTGTTCAAACCCATGCCTCTCTCGTTGCCCATAGACTGAACCAGTCCACTGGTTTTGCTTAA